A portion of the Stigmatella aurantiaca DW4/3-1 genome contains these proteins:
- a CDS encoding helix-turn-helix domain-containing protein, with translation MKVEETMPPEEGPQVPEFLTVDEAAALLRVNRKTLYESIRLEQVPGVVHIGRSIRLRRSVLLTWVPGNSSPALGKKP, from the coding sequence ATGAAGGTCGAGGAAACCATGCCCCCGGAGGAAGGCCCCCAGGTGCCCGAGTTTCTCACCGTGGACGAAGCCGCGGCTCTCCTGCGCGTGAACCGGAAGACGCTCTATGAGTCGATTCGGCTGGAACAGGTGCCGGGGGTCGTCCACATCGGCAGATCCATCCGACTGCGCCGCAGTGTTCTGTTAACCTGGGTGCCGGGTAACAGCAGTCCCGCGCTTGGAAAGAAACCATGA
- a CDS encoding Imm52 family immunity protein — MKRSPMNPLSRRERLGVATSEAYRQMAVKGFPDPRTFVDWVMSSRGCTAQCPLPALVRIEPVEDKGTFVILTPENGLGRAGAKVRARVRAERRGTEGPHVPPVGVRGRRPPCCTYVAGACGMGWDRMGRHGTRRDNDSESFRAVAR; from the coding sequence ATGAAGCGGAGCCCGATGAATCCCCTCAGTAGGAGGGAACGATTGGGAGTGGCCACATCCGAGGCGTACCGGCAGATGGCCGTGAAGGGGTTCCCCGATCCACGCACTTTTGTGGACTGGGTGATGTCTTCTCGCGGCTGCACGGCACAGTGCCCACTGCCAGCCCTCGTGCGCATCGAGCCGGTGGAGGACAAGGGCACCTTCGTCATCCTCACGCCCGAGAACGGGCTCGGGCGGGCTGGCGCAAAGGTCCGCGCAAGGGTCCGAGCCGAACGCCGCGGGACGGAGGGGCCGCATGTGCCCCCCGTGGGCGTCAGGGGTAGGCGTCCGCCATGTTGCACGTATGTCGCAGGAGCCTGCGGAATGGGATGGGACAGGATGGGACGACACGGGACGCGGCGGGATAACGACTCCGAATCATTCCGGGCGGTTGCGAGGTAA
- a CDS encoding tyrosine-type recombinase/integrase, giving the protein MSVRLRKWKTKEGKVQEAWWVDVKYQHPNGKVERVRKASPINTRRGAEEYERQVRHALLTGTFGKENSAGRALTLGEFAPRFITDSENNNKYSSVVTKQQILKDHVLPFFGEMALSAIGPAEIEDFKALMRKKKSAARARKEAPTRAAIRKRKDTEAKPLSLKSINNVLTVVSRLLAVAEEQRVIPQAPRVKLFKKLPKPPFDFLSFEEVERLIAASEPEWRALLLVALKTGLRQGELIGLQWADLDLQRGKLHVRRTIWRGVVGLPKGGRERTVDLPASAGEALKGHRHLRGPYVFCQPDGKALTPGLLKHPLLRALRMAGVSREQGGIGWHDLRHTYGSHLAMRGVPLKAIQELMGHVTIEMTERYAHLSPEVRASAVQQLDLPVPQLQAAPVRSAEGSH; this is encoded by the coding sequence ATGAGCGTCAGACTGCGGAAGTGGAAGACGAAGGAGGGCAAGGTGCAGGAAGCGTGGTGGGTGGACGTCAAGTACCAGCACCCCAACGGGAAGGTGGAGCGAGTCCGCAAGGCATCGCCCATCAACACCCGCCGGGGCGCGGAAGAGTACGAGCGTCAGGTTCGCCATGCCCTCCTGACCGGCACCTTCGGAAAGGAGAACAGCGCGGGTCGGGCTCTCACCCTCGGGGAGTTCGCACCGCGCTTCATCACCGACAGCGAGAACAACAACAAGTATTCGAGCGTCGTCACCAAGCAGCAGATCCTGAAGGACCACGTTCTGCCGTTCTTCGGGGAGATGGCGCTGTCTGCCATTGGCCCCGCTGAGATCGAAGACTTCAAGGCGCTCATGCGTAAGAAGAAGTCTGCGGCTCGGGCCCGGAAGGAAGCCCCCACGCGGGCCGCTATCCGCAAGCGCAAGGACACGGAAGCCAAGCCCCTGAGCCTGAAGAGCATCAACAACGTTCTGACGGTGGTCAGTAGGCTTCTGGCAGTCGCGGAAGAGCAGCGGGTCATCCCGCAGGCGCCGCGCGTGAAGCTCTTCAAGAAGCTCCCCAAGCCCCCCTTTGATTTCCTCTCCTTCGAGGAGGTCGAGCGGCTGATCGCCGCTTCCGAGCCGGAATGGCGGGCGCTGCTGTTGGTGGCGCTGAAAACGGGGCTTCGCCAGGGAGAGCTGATCGGGCTCCAGTGGGCAGACCTCGACTTGCAGCGCGGCAAGCTCCACGTGCGCCGGACGATTTGGCGCGGCGTGGTGGGGCTGCCCAAGGGCGGACGGGAAAGGACTGTGGACCTGCCCGCGTCGGCTGGGGAAGCACTCAAGGGTCACCGGCACCTGCGCGGCCCTTACGTGTTCTGCCAGCCGGACGGGAAGGCGCTCACCCCTGGACTGCTCAAGCACCCCCTGCTGCGGGCGTTGCGCATGGCGGGCGTCAGCCGCGAGCAAGGCGGCATCGGGTGGCATGACCTGCGGCACACCTACGGCAGCCACCTTGCGATGCGTGGCGTCCCGCTCAAGGCGATTCAGGAGCTGATGGGGCACGTGACCATCGAGATGACAGAGCGCTACGCCCACCTGTCACCCGAGGTACGGGCGAGCGCGGTGCAGCAGCTCGACCTTCCCGTGCCCCAGCTCCAAGCCGCTCCGGTTAGAAGCGCCGAAGGGTCACACTGA